Part of the Legionella cardiaca genome, ATGCCTACTCAGGAAAAAGTTTACTTGATGTTGCTTTAGATAAAAAAAACGAAGAGATACTCTCTTGGATATTAAAAAATGCTCCTACTCTTCTTTCTAAAATACGTACTGACAAATTCAATAAATATTATGAAAGTATAATTAAGACTTTTCCGAATTTTGAAAATAGTGAAAACTATTTGCTTTTAAAGCAAATTGCTGAAGAAAGAATAGATTATTTATTTACTCAATTAGGATTGATCGAAAGCGAGGATATGGCATTAATATTAGCCGCGAAGATGAGTAAAAAACCTTATCCAAACTCTATTTTTGTCATTAAAAAAGGGGACAATTTAGGTATAATAGCGGACCAGATCAAGAAAATTTTGGAATCTGAAACTTCTGAGGACATCATTAAATTCCAAGTCATCTACTATCAGGGACACGGCTGTTTTGGTGAATTTGAAATTGATAAAACCAATAATCCACCAACCGTCAGGTATGCTCATATTGATCCCTTCCCACAACTAATTAAATATAACGTTTTAATTACCAATGATTTTGTAAGAAAAATTTCCCCATTGGCTAATATTGAAATTTTGGAATCTGATTTAATGATGCAAAAAGGAGCCAGTTGCACTTTCTTTTCTGTTGATGGTGCCATGACATTATCCACTCCAAGCGAGCGAGACTACGTTTCAAGCGTTATGGAACATATGAACAAACATGGTAAAGAATTGCCTCATCCATTTAAGGAAGAAAATGTTAAATACAAGCGATCGCCTACATTGCCAACAAGATTAACCAGAGGATTGCATTATATTGATGATGATCTCCCTTTTAGAGGACTAAATTCATTAATTTTTAATTCGCCGGAAAAAGCTACTATTGTAAATAAAAAAGGGGAAACCGCAGAAAAAGCGATTCGCAACGATATACAACAACATCCTTCAACCTCTAACTCAAATATCACACGTGATTGGAATATGCGTATTGAACGTAAAATGAAGCAACTTGGACAAGCAGTACACGATTTTATAATAGAACAGAACATTAATGTCCTTGACCCTTCATTTTCTCGCTTGTTTGACCAATATAACCTTAACGGTTTGGTACAATTTTGTGAAGAAAAAATTGAGCCTAATGAAAAGACATTGCTTTGTTAATATAAGAAATACGTACCGGGGGTAATATTATTGTTCATTGTCATCCTAAGCGGTATTAAGCCAAAAATTAATGTGGGGAAACCCCACTATAAATTTTTACTTCCTCTCAATCAATTTATTCACGTGTAGATTACTACCAATCGTGACTTCGCCAATGTTCTCAGTAGCTATATTCAGCATACTTCTTATATAATGAGAAAATTGTAAATTGCTATCAACTCCTTTTGTCTATCTTATTGATCTTTTTATTTTAATACTCTTTGTATTTTTATCAATTTTAGTGCATACAATTCGCGCTAATTGCTGTATAATATATCTACACCTTGTTGGATAACTAACTCAGCTATAAAAAAAGTATATGAATATGAAAATTGCAATCATTGGCGCTGGCTGGTATGGCTGCCATTTAGCATTAGAATTACGAAAAGCCGGCTATGATGTAACAATTTATGAAAAAAATAGTGATATTTTAAGTGGTGTTTCTGGTAATTTTGGTATTCGCATTCACAAAGGTCCTCATTATCAGAGTTCCCCAAAGACACGAGCGAGCTGTCAGGCAGACTTTGAAAGATTCTGTACTGCTTACCCAGAATTTGTAGTTCCACACCGAGAGTCTATCTATGGATTAGGAAAAACGGATGCATTTGGCAATCCCTCTAAAGTTAATAAAGAACATTTTATAACCGTTTGTGAAGAGACTCCCGACGCTAAACCCGTTGATTTAAGTAAATCACCTTATCAGCAATTAGATGCGGCAATGAATCTTGATGAACCAAGTGCTGTCATTGGAGAAAGATTAAGGAAGGGGTTTAGAGAAAAATTAGAATCTGCCGGCGTTAACATTGTTACTAATTGCACCATTGATAACATTTACTCCTCCCAGAACGATAAATGTATTCTGGTTGATAAAAAGGGCCATAGTATTTCTGTTGACTACGCAATTAATGCTACGGGCTATCAATCCTTCTTCCCCCCTGACATTGAGAAAAATTTTCCCGTTGAAATGGAGGTCGTCTATCAACCTTGTCTCGCTTTAGAATATCAAGATACCAAACCTCAGGAGGCTCCTTTCTCCTTTATCGTAATGGATGGCTGGTATCCTTGTATAATGCCTTGTGTTAAAGACAACCCTTTTAAGCATCAATATATTTTAACGCACGGTGCCTACACCATCCTGGCATCTTGCAAAACTCCTGAAGAAGCTTCTAAAGTCCTTAGCGAGTTAAAAGATGAGTTTGTTGATAAAGAAATACGAGCCCGTTCAGCAAGCGAAATGATTCGTTTTTGGCCGGAATTTGAAAAACGCTTTAAATATCAGGGGTGGAAATCAACTGTCCTTGCTAAAATTAAAACTAAAACTGAATTCAGAAGTGCGGTTACATTTGCCTCCGATAAGGTTATTCATGTTATCCCAGGGAAAATCAGCAATGTCATGACGGTTGGAGATGAAGTGATGGCATTATTAAACGACGTAAATTGTCTACAGGAAAAGGGGGTTCGTTTTATGCAAAATGGTGTGCTTGATCAAGCACGTAGTGAAATTGCAACAAAACCAGCCATCGGTGAACCAAATACTTGTACTTTAAATACTTACGCTGATTTAACCCGCAGTGATTTGAAAAAAACAGCTTTGACGCCACCAACTACTTTTTTTAGTATTAAAAAGACTCTGTTAACAAAAGACGGCTCGACCAAAAAAGTGTCTTTGCTTTCGACTCAAGACCCATCTGATTCGCAAAAAACGACTACGGTGGAGTTAACGGAAAACCCGAATGCGTCTGACATTTATTCTTATGCATTTTTTAACAAGTCAAAGGCACAGGCTCCAAGTGATATGAGGATGCCTTCTTGTTGTCAATAGCGGAAATTTGACCTAAGGACAGTAATGACCTCCTCTGCAAAAAATGGACAATCTCTGCCGATGGAAGAACAACTGACGAACACGATTATTGACCATCTTCCAGCACAAATCTTTTGGAAAGATAAAAACCTGTTATATGTAGGTTGTAATATGGCGTTCGTTAAATCGCTGGGTTTACAGTCAAAAAAAGACATTATCGGGAAATCTGATTTTGACTTACCGGTATCAGAAAAAAGTAGTATTACTTATCGTGCTGATGATCGCAAAATTATCGAATCAAAAAAACCCAAACTTAATATCGAAGAGTGTCAAATTTTAACTGATGGTACAGAGCGAATATTAAGTACAAGCAAAGTTCCCCTTATCAATGAACAAGGTGAAGTCTATGGTGTCTTGGGTATTTATATTGACATTACCGAGCGCATTAAAATGGAGCGCATTTTAGCGAAAGCTAAGGAAGAAGCGGAGATTTCCAATAGAGCAAAAACTGAATTTATTACTAATATGAGTCATGATATTCGTACGCCAGTAAGTGGAATTATTGGTATTTCAAAATTATTAGAAGAACGCGTTGTTGACTCTGAAGAAAAACAATATGCTCAATGGATTAATGAGAGTGGGGAGCAATTATTGGGTTTATTAAACAGTGTTTTAGACATTATTTCTGCCAGTCATAGCATTGAAAATCAATTAATCGAAGAAGAGTTTGATTTATACCAAACCTTGAAAAACCTCGTTACTCTTGAATTACCAACAGTAAAACTTAAGCAGCTGGAATTAAAAATTGACTTTGATAAAACCATTGCCAACACCATCATTACTGACCGCACAAAATTAGTACGTATACTGCTTAACCTTGTGGGTAATGCTATTAAATTTACGGATAAAGGAGCAATTACTATCAAAGTGCTCAATCTTAAAGAAGAGCCTGACCAGCAATTGCTTGAGTTTACCATTGCTGATACCGGCATTGGTATTCCCTCTGAATTGCAGCCCAAAGTTTTCGATAGATTTTATCGCATTACGCCCTCTTACAAGGGACAATATGAAGGTCATGGTGTGGGTTTACACATTGTCCAAAATTATTTAACCGTTTTAAAAAGTGAACTCAAATTAGAAAGCGAACCCCAAGTAGGTACAAAAGTTATATTTAACTTAAACGTCAAACGCGGTCATCAATCTATCCTTACAGAAACACATCCGGTTAAAGCAGAGGATAATATCATTGGATCTTTTAAAATATTTGAAGAAACGCCTGCCGTTTTGTTGGTTGAAGATAATCCTATTGCCCTTCGTATCGCCGAATCGATGCTTAGACAAATTGGCAGTCGTTGCGTATCAGCAGCCAATGGCGAAGAAGCTTTGAAACTTCTTAAAAGGAAAAAATTTGATTTAATTCTAACAGATATAGGTTTACCTGGCATTTCAGGGCAAGAATTAACCGAATCAATTCGTATTTTAGAAAAAAATAACAATCTTCCTTCTATTCCCATTATTGGCTTAACTGCTCATGCTGTTGCAAAAGTTGAAGAAACATGTATTCAAGCAGGAATGAATAAAGTACTTACCAAACCGCTTTCATTTAGAATTTTGCAGGAGACATTAACCACTTACTTAACAACGAGCGATAAAAACAGTTCTGCGATTCAGACTCCTTTGGGCGCTGATTTACCCGACACAGAAGAAGAGTTGTTTCGGCTCGATAAATTTCCTCTCTTCAATCTCCATACTGCATTAACCAATCTCGGCTCGCAAGACACTGTTAAAGAATTACTCAATTTGATGGTAAACACTGACTTACCTCAAGAGGAATATGAAATCAAGCAAGCCTATAAAGAAAAAAATTGGGATAAAATTGAAAAAATTGCGCATAAAATGAAAAGCGGAGCGCTGTATTGTGGAACTATAAAATTACAGTATGCTTGCCAATATCTGGAACGCTATTTAAAAGCAGGACATTCTCATTATCGGGAAAAACTTTATCATCAGCTGGATGCTGTTCTAACACAAACAAAGACTGCTATTATTGACTGGCTTTTGGCTGAAACTTAAAAAAACAACTGAAAAACCATATCGAAATATGGCGTCCCCAGGGGGATTCGAACCCCCGTTACCGCCGTGAAAGGGCGATGTCCTAGGCCTCTAGACGATGGGGACCTGGAACTTAAATTACAACAATAAAACACTAACACCAAATGGCGTCCCCAAGGGGATTCGAACCCCTGTTACCGCCGTGAAAGGGCGATGTCCTAGGCCTCTAGACGATGGGGACCCTAAAACATTTTCCCATCAACAACCGAGGTTGATGATGGTGGAGCTAGGCGGGATCGAACCGCCGACCTCTTGCATGCCATGCAAGCGCTCTCCCAGCTGAGCTATAGCCCCGAAATTAAGAATCGCAGTTTAATGATCGACCTTAAAGCTGTCAAGCAAATTTTAATAAATATTATTACTCCTACCAGCTAAATAAAAGAAAATGCATCAAAACTTAAGTAATGATTAATTTTTACCCATTGCGTTAATCTTACGTTAATATAACCTAACTATAATTGCTAAAATTTTTTATAACTACGAGATTTTTATGTCTAAATTAACCAACTTATTAGAGTCTACTCGTCGCAACTGGGAAATCTATCATACCTCAGGTAAGGTTGAAGCTTTATTAGCCAATATTGAAAAATTTGAAAAAATTTCAGAGCGCGCACTAAAAGGAATTCTAAAAACAGCGACTAGTTTCGAAATGACGGAATGTAATGAAGTATTATTGTTGGTTGCTCAAAGCTATACAAATTATGCATTTGCACACATTCAAGCCCTTTCATCTGATAAAGCCCAAGAATATTTGTCTAAAGCTGAACAATGCTATCACTATGTAACCCAGTATACAGGTATGCTTCCTCCCTTTAGTGTAAGCCGTGAGCTAGTTTGGCAAAATACAGAAGCCGAACTTTATAAACATAAAATTAAATTCCAACAAGCGCAGATGCAGCTACATTTTATTAAAGAGCAAATGCAAACGCCTTATGATGCAAGAGAAATGCGCCAAGCCTTGCAGAATGTAACTAGAGCTTATTCTACCTTTAGACAAGTGCTTGCAAGAAGTTATAAAGACCAAGTTTATCAACAAAAATTTAACCTTGATGAAAGGCTGCAGTCTTCCATCGCCGAAGGCCTTGAGCAAGCAAAAGCGCTCTTATCACAAATCGATCAACGTGAACTGTCTGGAATCAATTCTACGATAAATAGAAACGACGATAGAAACGGTACAAAAGAAAAAACTCGCAGACTTAAGAAACATAGAGCACTTCCTCCAACAGCAGAACTGGACAGCGTTCCGGAAATTGGCATTGCAGAAAAAGAGAAAAAGGAAGAAACACCAGTCATTACGAGTCAAAAAGAGCAATCCATCAGCATGGAAAGAGACTTATCAAGCATAGACTATACGGCCACTGGATTTGGACTTCAAACTGAAGAAGAGGAAGAAGTCATTCCAACAGACATGGAAATTTCTACGAAAACAATAACACCAACACGTATGGAATTGAGTAGTTCTCCTAATCGTCCAGAAGAGCTAGTGTACTTAAGTTTTATCGCAAGTACATTCTCACCGCAACCTATCTCTCAACCGAGTATCCCGTCAAGTGAACCAACTGTATTGTCAGAGACTAGTACTCTCGCTCGCTCAACCTTTTGGACACCTCTTCCCAATCATGAGAGAGACAGTGAAGAAGGTTACCGCTTATTAAATGAGTGGAAATCAGTTTATTTTAGCAGATTAAGACATACTGTTTCTGGACAAGAAGAGAAATCCTTAATCCTCGAAAAATTGGCACATGCCCTGCTATTCGCTGCAATCCAACTACAAAGAGACAGTACTCTTTTTAGAGGACAAAAAATGAATCCTGCACTTCGATTGGCAGTTCAATTTTTTATGAAATCAACAGAGTTAGTCACTACATCGAATCCAGCACCCAAAATGGAAGAGCTATCCCAAGCATACGCCGAATTATTAGCACCTTTTATCAATCATTCTTTAGGTAGAAACTTGGAGCCGCATGCTTACCTGCAGCATCTTAATCGCCAGATTATTAAAGAGCGACTACCTAGTCTTATAAGTACAAGACAAGATGTTAATGCAATAATCAGAGACACGTTTTCTGTTTTAGCATCTCAATGCACTACAACTGATTATGACCTGATTAAAGGTGCTTTTTATAACACGCTTACGGCTGCAACCCGTCGCCTGACGCAAAAACAGAACGCAAACATGAGTTAATTACCTGGTTTTGCTAATGAGGCAGGAAAGCATTTATCCTGTCTCATTTCTTTCCCAATACAAATCCTCTTTATTCGCTGTTCCATATTGACTTCAAGTTCATCAAAAGAGAAACTGCCTAAACATTTTTCAAGGATTTATTACTGAAGGATTGGTATGTTTTTTAAAAATGCGATTGTCAGAATCCCCGGGCTCTCCATTATTCATGGTTTAACATCCTCCCCCAATCCAGATAAGCCAGATTATAGGTTAGCGCACATCCAACATCAGAACTATATTAAAGCGTTAATTAGTTGCGGAGTTGAAGTGACCCAATTACCTCCTCTTGAAGATTATCCGGATTCATGCTTTGTTGAGGATGTTGCCCTATTAACAGAAACCATTGCGGTACTTACTCGCCCCGGTGCAAAGCCAAGACAAGGTGAGGTCACGGAAATACAGGCGACAATTCAAAAATTTTTTCCCAATAATTTAACGCATATCAGCCCCCCTGCTACTTTAGAAGCCGGTGATATTCTCAAAGTTGACAATCATTTTTATATTGGTTTGTCGAAAAGAACTAATCTTGCGGGTGCTGAGCAAATGATACAAAGCTTAACGACAAACGGCTATACGGCATCCTGTATTCAACTAAAAGAATTCCTTCATCTTAAAACAGGCGTCAGTTACTTAGGCAGAGGCTATTTATTAGTAAGTGGCGAATTAATCAATCATCCGCAATTTCAATCATTCAAACAAATTCCTCTTGCGGTTGAGGAAGCTTATGCCGCTAACTGCATCATGGTGAATGGTACGGTATTAATACCCCAAGGATTTCCCAAGACTAAAAAAGCCATTGAAGATCATGGCTTTCAAACCCTTACTGTAGACCTGAGTGAATTTAAAAAACTCGATGGCGGTCTAAGTTGCCTGTCATTGAGATTTTAATGAAGAAGCAATTATCAATAGGGAGCCTCAGTTTAATCACCATTTGTTCAGTAGACAGCATCCGTAACTTACCTGTTGCAGCATTAGCCGGAAGCCAACTATTGAACTATTTTTTCTTGGCTTTACTGTTTTTCCTGCTACCTTCTGCAATGATTGCTGCCTGGTTTTCAGAGCAGTCTCAACAAGGTGTGTATGGCTGGGTTAAACAAGGATTAGGGAAGCAATCAGCCTTTGCTGCCATATGGTTTCAATGTATTCAAAATATTTTGATCTACCCTACTTTTTTAAGCTTTATTGCGGGGGCATTGTTGTATAGCTGTTCCCCGCAATTAGCAACCAACAAGCATTTTATTTTTATTACTATTCTCTGTCTTATCTGGACATTGACCTGGATTAATTTAAAAGGAATTCATTTATCAAGTTGCTTTAATAGTTTTTGTACTGTTTTCGGTCTACTATTGCCTTTTTTGCTGATTCTTATTATGGGTGGGATCTGGTCTTTTACCCATAGAGCTCCTGGTAGCTCTCTACTTCCAATTGCCACATCCTATTCGTGGACGTCACTAGTTGCCATCATGCTATCATTTTGTGGAATTGAAATTGCTGCTGTTCATGCTAAAGAGAGTCAACCTGGTTCTTTTGCCAGAGCAATTTTTATTTCGGTTGGCGTTATCTTTTGTACCATGCTCTTTGGTGCGATTACTTTAGCTATGATTATTCCATTACAACAATTAAATTTTATTAGTAGTATCCCCCAATTAATTGATTTATTTTTTAATGAACTTCATTGTGGCCAATTCGCTTTTTTAATAAATGGTCTCATTGCAATTGGCTGTATTGGTACAGCGAATAATTGGGTTATAGCGCCAATTAAGGGATTAAGTTTTGCCATTGATGAAGGATTTCTACCTACAAGACTGATTAAAGCAAAGGCTAAAATTAATCCTAACAGGCTTTTAATTACCCAAGCCATTATCGTGTCGATAATTAGCACTTTATTTTTAGCCTTTCCAACAATCAATGGCTCTTATTCAATAATGCTTAATTGTGCAACCCAGGTGTACTTATTGATGTACATCATGCTTTTTGTAAGTGCTATAAAAATTGTTTTTAATGATAAAAAAATAACCTGGACCATTCTAATTTGGGCTTCACTGGGACTTTTAGGTATTGGCCTCGTTTTAATAGTTAGCCTAATTCCGCCTTCTATTTTGCATCTAAATTCCAAATTATTTTATACCGTGTTCAGCCTGTTATTCCTTCTAGCAATGATATTAATTCCATTAAAATCATTAGGGTATGGACGCTGAATTTAGTGATGCTCCCACCCCTGCAAGCATCTTGCACAAACTCAACCTCTAAGTATAAATTAATTTTCAAAACTATTCTTCAGAGTAGCAATGAATAAGCTAATTTTCGTTTTGATTACTTTCTTTAGTACGCAGGTTACAGTCGCTTGCACTCGTATCTTTTGGAATGAAAAAAATGTTGTGACTGTGGCTAGAACATTTGATTGGGATAATGATTATAATGAAACGCTTCTTATCTTACCGCGCAATAGATTACATACTGGGGATACGACCATTAATGAAGCAGTCTGGCATTCAAAATTTGGTAGTATCGTTGTTCAAGAAAACTATATGACGCAACGAGCAATTACCGATGGGGTCAACGAAGCTGGTTTAGCCGCCCATTTACTAGTGTTTGAAGATGGGCAATATCAATCACGCGACATAAAAAGACCCGGAGTTAGCATTCGTCAATGGTTGCAATACTATCTAGATAATTTTGCCTCAGTAAATGAAGTTATTAATAATATAGATAATATTCAAATTGTTCCTGCTGGTTTTGCCAAATTTGATAATCTTTCTTTGCATGTAGCCATTGAAGACAGCTCGGGCGATTCAGCAATTATTGAATTTATCGCCGGAAACCTAAGCATTCATCACAATAGCGCTTATCGCGTAATGACCAACGAACCAACCTATGAGCAGCAATTAGAAAATTTATGGCGCTATGAACAAA contains:
- a CDS encoding PAS domain-containing hybrid sensor histidine kinase/response regulator, producing the protein MTSSAKNGQSLPMEEQLTNTIIDHLPAQIFWKDKNLLYVGCNMAFVKSLGLQSKKDIIGKSDFDLPVSEKSSITYRADDRKIIESKKPKLNIEECQILTDGTERILSTSKVPLINEQGEVYGVLGIYIDITERIKMERILAKAKEEAEISNRAKTEFITNMSHDIRTPVSGIIGISKLLEERVVDSEEKQYAQWINESGEQLLGLLNSVLDIISASHSIENQLIEEEFDLYQTLKNLVTLELPTVKLKQLELKIDFDKTIANTIITDRTKLVRILLNLVGNAIKFTDKGAITIKVLNLKEEPDQQLLEFTIADTGIGIPSELQPKVFDRFYRITPSYKGQYEGHGVGLHIVQNYLTVLKSELKLESEPQVGTKVIFNLNVKRGHQSILTETHPVKAEDNIIGSFKIFEETPAVLLVEDNPIALRIAESMLRQIGSRCVSAANGEEALKLLKRKKFDLILTDIGLPGISGQELTESIRILEKNNNLPSIPIIGLTAHAVAKVEETCIQAGMNKVLTKPLSFRILQETLTTYLTTSDKNSSAIQTPLGADLPDTEEELFRLDKFPLFNLHTALTNLGSQDTVKELLNLMVNTDLPQEEYEIKQAYKEKNWDKIEKIAHKMKSGALYCGTIKLQYACQYLERYLKAGHSHYREKLYHQLDAVLTQTKTAIIDWLLAET
- a CDS encoding FAD-dependent oxidoreductase, with product MNMKIAIIGAGWYGCHLALELRKAGYDVTIYEKNSDILSGVSGNFGIRIHKGPHYQSSPKTRASCQADFERFCTAYPEFVVPHRESIYGLGKTDAFGNPSKVNKEHFITVCEETPDAKPVDLSKSPYQQLDAAMNLDEPSAVIGERLRKGFREKLESAGVNIVTNCTIDNIYSSQNDKCILVDKKGHSISVDYAINATGYQSFFPPDIEKNFPVEMEVVYQPCLALEYQDTKPQEAPFSFIVMDGWYPCIMPCVKDNPFKHQYILTHGAYTILASCKTPEEASKVLSELKDEFVDKEIRARSASEMIRFWPEFEKRFKYQGWKSTVLAKIKTKTEFRSAVTFASDKVIHVIPGKISNVMTVGDEVMALLNDVNCLQEKGVRFMQNGVLDQARSEIATKPAIGEPNTCTLNTYADLTRSDLKKTALTPPTTFFSIKKTLLTKDGSTKKVSLLSTQDPSDSQKTTTVELTENPNASDIYSYAFFNKSKAQAPSDMRMPSCCQ
- a CDS encoding linear amide C-N hydrolase, which translates into the protein MNKLIFVLITFFSTQVTVACTRIFWNEKNVVTVARTFDWDNDYNETLLILPRNRLHTGDTTINEAVWHSKFGSIVVQENYMTQRAITDGVNEAGLAAHLLVFEDGQYQSRDIKRPGVSIRQWLQYYLDNFASVNEVINNIDNIQIVPAGFAKFDNLSLHVAIEDSSGDSAIIEFIAGNLSIHHNSAYRVMTNEPTYEQQLENLWRYEQKNCMRKELPLDDKSQSRFVRASCYLRSLPTISDSRHAVALLASIAENVSVAYGMSQTEATWWRTYIDFKNHNYYFKSTQVPGIFWLNFAKINFGNPASYREIHAHDSRLMGDIT
- a CDS encoding APC family permease, which codes for MKKQLSIGSLSLITICSVDSIRNLPVAALAGSQLLNYFFLALLFFLLPSAMIAAWFSEQSQQGVYGWVKQGLGKQSAFAAIWFQCIQNILIYPTFLSFIAGALLYSCSPQLATNKHFIFITILCLIWTLTWINLKGIHLSSCFNSFCTVFGLLLPFLLILIMGGIWSFTHRAPGSSLLPIATSYSWTSLVAIMLSFCGIEIAAVHAKESQPGSFARAIFISVGVIFCTMLFGAITLAMIIPLQQLNFISSIPQLIDLFFNELHCGQFAFLINGLIAIGCIGTANNWVIAPIKGLSFAIDEGFLPTRLIKAKAKINPNRLLITQAIIVSIISTLFLAFPTINGSYSIMLNCATQVYLLMYIMLFVSAIKIVFNDKKITWTILIWASLGLLGIGLVLIVSLIPPSILHLNSKLFYTVFSLLFLLAMILIPLKSLGYGR
- a CDS encoding dimethylarginine dimethylaminohydrolase family protein: MFFKNAIVRIPGLSIIHGLTSSPNPDKPDYRLAHIQHQNYIKALISCGVEVTQLPPLEDYPDSCFVEDVALLTETIAVLTRPGAKPRQGEVTEIQATIQKFFPNNLTHISPPATLEAGDILKVDNHFYIGLSKRTNLAGAEQMIQSLTTNGYTASCIQLKEFLHLKTGVSYLGRGYLLVSGELINHPQFQSFKQIPLAVEEAYAANCIMVNGTVLIPQGFPKTKKAIEDHGFQTLTVDLSEFKKLDGGLSCLSLRF